Genomic segment of Actinomycetota bacterium:
CTCCTGCACGCGCCGGATGGCGCGAGCTTGCTTGAGCGCGCGGACGAGCGGGTCGTCGGCGCGGACCGAGTACAGTCCGGTGCGGCCGACACGCTCCTCGGCGACGAGTCCCTGCTCCACGAGTGCGGCCAGCGCGACGTGCGTGGTGGTCTTCGGCAGGTCGAGTGCGCCGCGCAGGTCGCTCTCAGTGGCCGCGCCCTCCACCTCGGCGAGCAGATGTCCGAAGACGCGCTCCTGAGCGGTCGGGGCGTCGGTGAGCCGGAAGGTCAGTTCCAGCTGGTG
This window contains:
- a CDS encoding winged helix DNA-binding protein — encoded protein: HQLELTFRLTDAPTAQERVFGHLLAEVEGAATESDLRGALDLPKTTTHVALAALVEQGLVAEERVGRTGLYSVRADDPLVRALKQARAIRRVQEAVAPIEDLVDLVVLFGSASRGEDRPGSDVDVLVVTRDKDTVLDELARHPWLQPVVLSADEHMAIIAEDGTFARATAAGTVLRRRA